From the Dehalococcoidales bacterium genome, one window contains:
- a CDS encoding 4Fe-4S binding protein gives NGCGICAQRCQWGALKFEVTSEKANIDQFKCYGCGLCQTGCPRGAISLVPRVDLPAVAEVWT, from the coding sequence CAATGGTTGTGGTATCTGTGCCCAGCGATGCCAGTGGGGAGCCCTGAAATTCGAGGTTACTTCTGAGAAAGCTAACATTGACCAATTCAAATGCTACGGCTGCGGTCTTTGCCAGACCGGTTGCCCCCGGGGGGCAATTAGTCTGGTGCCACGTGTGGATTTACCGGCAGTTGCGGAGGTTTGGACATAA